The sequence below is a genomic window from Mycobacterium heidelbergense.
GGTGGCGGTCTTCGACCAGGACGACGACGTTGTCCATCGCGGCCGCGAGCTCCGGCGGGATCAGGTCGAGCGCGTCGGAGACCAGCTCGTCGAACCGCCGCGGATCCATCCGCACCGACACCCGGCTAGCCTCCCGGCGCCGGCTCGGCCGGCGGGGGCGGCGGTGGTGGTGGCGGTGGCGGTGGTGGCTCCGGCGGGAACGGGGGCGGCTCCGGTGCTTGGGGTGGCGGCGGCGGTCCGCCGTCCCCCGGCGGTAGGGCGTCCTGCGGCGGCTGGGGGGCCGGGGCCTGCTGCGGGGGCGAAGGGGCCGGCGCCCGCGGCGGCGTCACGACCGGCTGTTGCTGCGGGAGGTGCTGATTGTTCGGCGGGATCGCGTCGGGCGGACTGCTGGCCTGGGTCGGCGCCTGGACCTGAATCGGCGGCAGCATGAGCCGCTCCTCGGGAATGTCCGGCGGCGGCACCGGCGGCTGGCCGTTGATCAGCAGCTGGCCCTTCGCGCTGTTGACCAGCGTGGCCCAGCCGCCGTTGCCCAGCGTCGCGCCGATGCTGCACGCGACCTCGCGGCTGCCCGCCGACCAACTGGGCAGCGACACGGTGGGGTAGATCAGCGTCAGCGTGGTGGTGCGCAACTTGGTGGGCGCAAGGTAAGCGTCCGTCATCTTGGTGCACGCGTCCTTGATGAACCCGTCCTGATCGGGCTCGGCGGGCAGGGCGCCGGGAAACTTCTCGGCCAGGTTCACCGTGCCGGTGACCTCCATCGCGTGCGGGGCGGCGCAGTCGACCGGGACGTCTGTCGGCTGGTTGGTTGCCGAGTCGATGCCCAGGCAGGTGCCGGCCGGCCACACCTTGGACTGGTCGACGTCGTCGACCCTGCCCTTGAAGGCCTGCTGCTGGTTGTTGGCGCCGGGCAGCTGCAGGCCGCACAGCATGCGGCGCTCGCCGGACTGGCGCCATGCCCGGTCACCGGCCCACAGCAGGCTGACGGTGAACTTGCTGTTGGGGTCGAACTTGGGTCCGAGATAGTTGCGGACGGCGGCCTCGCACTGCTCCTGCGTGATCTGCTGGATGCGCGCGGGCGACGGGGGCGCGGCGTTGGGCCCGTATTCGGAGCCCGGGAACGTCCGCATGTCGACGGACTCGGCGACCTCGAACTTGTGGTCGTCGGCGCAGTTGACGATGGTGGCCGACTCCGGGGTGGCGTCCGGCCACATCAGGCAATCACCGCCGTTTGCGCGGTTGAAGGTGGCGTCGCTCTTGGATCCGGTGCTGGGCACCGGATCGCTGTCGATGTAGCCGGCCAGC
It includes:
- a CDS encoding septum formation family protein, with the translated sequence MSQAPEKDVSEASTLAGSPNDAAEQPSAGFQWPRGLQAQATRRGLLLTALGGLLIAGLVTAIPIGAGPDRLAGYIDSDPVPSTGSKSDATFNRANGGDCLMWPDATPESATIVNCADDHKFEVAESVDMRTFPGSEYGPNAAPPSPARIQQITQEQCEAAVRNYLGPKFDPNSKFTVSLLWAGDRAWRQSGERRMLCGLQLPGANNQQQAFKGRVDDVDQSKVWPAGTCLGIDSATNQPTDVPVDCAAPHAMEVTGTVNLAEKFPGALPAEPDQDGFIKDACTKMTDAYLAPTKLRTTTLTLIYPTVSLPSWSAGSREVACSIGATLGNGGWATLVNSAKGQLLINGQPPVPPPDIPEERLMLPPIQVQAPTQASSPPDAIPPNNQHLPQQQPVVTPPRAPAPSPPQQAPAPQPPQDALPPGDGGPPPPPQAPEPPPFPPEPPPPPPPPPPPPPAEPAPGG